The Hordeum vulgare subsp. vulgare chromosome 4H, MorexV3_pseudomolecules_assembly, whole genome shotgun sequence genomic interval CAGGATACTCTATCGCATTGTTAACACCACGTATTACTTATGCCCTTCTCCGAGGGGGCCTAGTCGTCAACAAATATTATGTATATTGTCCAACACTCATTCTTCCCTGCATCACTTCCTGCTCAATTGTTACTGTAGGGATATATCTATTCTCTAAACAGACATTCTAAGATTGTTAAGGTCTTCTCCCtagcaccattttccctctttcaTCATCATTTTTGTAGCACCCAATTCTTGCTCAGAAGTGAATAATCTGTTGTGACCAGATGTTGGTTAACAAGCGAGTCTTCCTTTCTACTCCCTCCATATAgaaataagagtgtttagatcactaactttagtgatctaaacgctcctatatttctttacagagggagtagtttatTTGGAATTGATGTGTTCTGATTATGAGCCACCAAAAAGAATTCTTGGAATTTCAGTCCTACCAAGTTGTCTATGACATTCCGTGATAAAGCTTGCATCTTGCTATTTTTTCTCAAAAATAATTTGAAGTGTAATAGGTTCCTAAATTGCTAATGGTTAGCGAAATATGGATTTGAATTCAATTTGTTttttctgggatcactgtaccaaGCACATTGAACGGATCCTTCCTGCATATATGGCACTGGTATGTTTGTAGAGGGTTTTGGTGTTTTGTGCTAAAGTTGCGTTGCTGTTTAATATGTACGTATATTGTTGTACTTTCATGTTGTATGACTAAAGCATTACAGCTAACTTAATACAGGCAAAAGAACTCCTATTCTTTCTGTATTGTTAGGTGATTTACCATTCTTCTTGATCTACTTTCTTGAACAGCATGACTGTCTACTTCTTTGCAAAGGAAGAGCTCAACTGCAATCTAACAGCGATGAAGCCAGACTTGATCAAGCCTGTTACTGTTAGCTTCAAAGAGGGTCTTGGCCAGAAGTTTAGGCAACCTTCAGGGACAGGGATTGACTTCTCAGCGTTTGAGGACTCTGAGTTGTTGAAACAGGGGGGGATGGAAATATATCCACTTGCAGTTAAAGCTGAAACAACATTATCTGCTGATCAACCATTGGAGGGGGAAGACCAGAAGCCAAAAACTCCAAACTCGCAGATCACACAGGCTGTGTTTGAGAAGAAAGAAAGTGGTGACTATCAAGTACGAGTTGTTAGTCAGATCCTTTGGGTGAATGGCACCAGGTATGAATTGCAGGAAATATACGGGATAGGAAATTCTGTGGAAGGGGACACTGATGCAAATGATCCTGGGAAAGAATGTGTTATCTGCCTCTCAGAACCTAGGGATACTACTGTCCTTCCATGTAGGCATATGGTAAGTCTCAAATCTATAAAAAAATACAAGCTTATGTGTGAtattatctactccctccgttccaaaataagtgtcttaaacttagtacttcctccgtcccaaaataagtgactcaaaaatgactcaattttacactaactttagtataaagttgagtcatttttgagtcacttattttggaacggagaaagtacaattttgtactagagctagtacaaagttgagacggttattttgggacagagggagtatgatTTAAGTTAAGTAAGCTATAATGCTACAGTTATGCTATTCTAGGAAAAAACATTATCTCCAGAAATTTGCTCTGTTATACTATATTGTTAACTGAGCGTGATCTTAAACATTTCATATTCTATTTACTGATCCAGAAAAGTCTACAATAATTCACTGATTTGCTGTCCATTTCCAGTACTATGAGCTGTTTGGCAACCAACTCTGTGCTAGCATCTCTAGTAACTCTGACACTGGATCTTTTGCTGCAGTGTATGTGCAGCGAGTGCGCCAAGGTCCTGAGGTACCAGACCACCCGGTGCCCCATCTGCCGTCAGCCTGTGGAGCGGCTGCTGGAGATCAAAGTCAACAACAAATCCGAAGAGCCGCCCCAGCAGACATCCCAGTCGCCTCCGCTACCTCCACCCCCTGCTCTGCATCAGGAAGAGGTGTAGCTGCAGCCTATCTCGGACAGTCGTAAAAACACTATATGCTTCTAGATTGCGGCCTTCGGGCCTTCCTCCCCTGCAGGGTGCTCGCTTCGTTTGAGCAGACGGGATGTAACTGTTAAAACTTGTCTCAGTTACCTGTAGTGTATGTAAAGCATGTTGTAAAGCTTCTGGCATCACGAAGCGTGGCTCCGGCGGGGAGCCCTGCAGATGCCGAGATGAGGACATCTGATACGTTCATGCGTGTGCTGTTGGCTAGCTGAAGAAGTTTGCAGCAGGGTTGGGGGTGTGCCTCGTGCCTGCCCGGTTTCCTCTGTCGGGGGAGGGGGGAAAGAAGCacggaaggtgcctccagatttgtACAAAGTCTCAGTAATTTCTATCGTATCATAAATTTACCTTGAGGGTGACACATTTCTCTTCTCTGAGTTCTCTGCTTGTGGCTGGTGAGTTATGATAATTCCACTTGTGTACGGTTGGAGTGTATTTTATATGTCGTTGGCATCGCGTGCTCCAGATTATTTTCTCATTGTTTGTTCAAACTTAACGTGTGATAAACGAGGAACACCAGGTCACCAACCCTGTCCACGAGCATCATCTGTGTCTGTTGTCAAGTTCGATTTGTGATGGATCGTTTTTCTTTTTGTGAAAACTCATTTGACCGTTACACTGTCTCTTCTTTTAGGCCTTTTTTGGATCACAGGGTATAGAGGTATTATAGAAATCGGAAAACTATAGTAAGTGAGATGCTTTGTATCTCGAATCCTATGAACAGATATAGAAAAAGAGACATCATTTGGTTCACATGATATGATTTTTCTTCTATTAGGTCTGAGCTAACGTTTCTTTTACTTTTAAATAGAACAGATAGGAGCCAATCATGTATAGAAATGTGATCCTATTCTTGAAACCAAATGGCTCTAAGGAAAAGTTTCTTACAAATAACATATCGCGTAGAATTCTTACAAAACTCATGTAACCAATGAGGCCTTAGAATCATTATCTAGCTTACCGATTCATTCAATGAAAAAGTGTAATGAATCAAATAACTGAAACAATTAACGACAAAGATCAAGTGAAATCATTTTCATCAAACGACCGACTAAGCAACCACCCATGCATAGCCTCCACCCTAGTTTTATCTTTTTCCTCAATTTCTTCCTCTTCCACCCCTTTCTCCATGGTATATCTCTTTTCTCACTAACTCCTTGACCCACTCCTCACACATAGACTTCTTTGTCCTGCACCCCTCCCATCTTCCTTTGCCGAGTGCCCAAGGGTGCAGAGCTCGTTTGCATGGACGACCTCACGGTATGAACTCATGAAGGACTCTTCGCCTCACTACGATTGGAGAAGATCACCCCCCTACTTCTGCTAGATCTGGTGAAGTTGTCCGGCTAGGCAGATTCGGGGTCGTGAGTCGTGAGTCCAAAGGCAGGAAGGTTGAGTGCCTCAAAAATTGATGGTTAGGTAAGTAAGTTTAGGGAAAAAAATAGGTTGTTTAGACATGCAAGCTCGCATATGTCTTGTTTCATACACATGCCAACATGTTGCAAGATGGTGTGTATTTTGCTTCACACTCACGCCAACATTCCAAGTGTCTGATGTTGCACCCATGATGCAAAGATGTTGGTTTCCATGTATGATATGCGATCCAGTTTCTCAATAATTGCAATGGGTGAAATTTTTTGTGTACAAAAGTTTGTATGTTTGTGTCAATTCTTCTTAGTGTCTTGGAAAACCACGAGAAAACAaatattgctatgatgttgtataCATATGGAATGCATGGTTTCCTTGTTGCAAGAAGACACGCTAGAATCAATATTCACATGATCCACCCTTCTTATCTTGATGCTCCTTGTATTGGATGAGAAAATCGCATAATCCCAAGTGATGGCTCCACTGTATGACTGTTTTTCGAGGATCTTTTGCTCGGTTTAACCCAGGGTTTTCGTGGAAGAGGTTGGGGAGAGGGTGTGATACTTgtaatctgcgttgggtttttccccgaagaggaggggatgatgctgttggaattatgccctagaggcaataataaatatatagttattattataattcctgtatcaagataatagtttattatccatgctataattgtattgaatgaagactcatttacatgtgtggatacatagacaaaacaccgtccctagcatgcctctagttggctagccagttgatcgatgatagttagtgtcttctgactatgaacaaggtgttgttgcttgataactggatcacgtcattgggagaatcacgtgatggactagacccaaactaatagacgtagcatgttgatcgtgtcattttgttgctactgttatctgcgtgtcaagtatttattcctatgaccatgagatcatataactcactgacaccataggaatgctttgtgtgtatcaaacgtcgcaacgtaactgggtgactataaaaatgctctacaggtatctccgaaggtgttagttgagttagtatggatcaagactgggatttgtcactccgtgtgacggagaggtatctcggggcccactcggtaatacaacatcacacacaagccttgcaagcaatgtaacttagtgtaagttgcgggatcttgtattacggaacgagtaaagagacttgccggtaaacgagattgaaataggtatgcggatattgacgatcgaatctcgggcaagtaacataccgaaggacaaagggaatgacatacgggattatacgaatccctggcactgaggttcaaacgataagatcttcgtagaatatgtaggatccaatatgggcatccaggtcccgctattggatattgaccgaggagtctcttgggtcatgtctacatagttctcgaacccgcagggtctgcacacttaaggttcgacgttgttttatgcgtatatgagttatatggttggttaccgaatgttgttcggagtcccggatgagatcacggacgtcacgagggtttccggaatggtccggaaacgaagattgatatattggatgacctcatttgattaccggaaggttttcggagttacctggaatgtaccgggaatgacgaatgggttccgggagttcaccggggggggggggggcaacccaccccggggaagcccataggccttgggggagacacaccagcccttagtgggctggtgggacagcccacaagtgctctatgcgccaagagaagaaaaatcaagagaaaaaaaagagaggaggaggtgggaagggagggggactctctcccaccaaacctagtccaactcggtttgggggggagagtcctcccccttggactcggccgacccccttggggctccttgagccccaaggcaaggccccctccctcccacctatatatacggaggttttagggctgatttgagacgacttttccacggcagcccgaccacatacctccacggtttttcctctagatcgcgtttctgcggagctcgggcggagccctgctgagacaaggtcatcaccaacctccggagcgccgtcacgctgccggagaactcttctacctctccgtctctcttgctggatcaagaaggccgagatcatcgtcgagctgtacgtgtgctgaacgcagaggtgccgtccgttcggtactagatcttgggactgatcgcgggattgttcgcggggcggatcgagggacgtgaggacgttccactacatcaaccgcgttctctaacgcttatgctgtacggtctacaagggtacgtagatcactcatcccctctcgtagatggacatcaccatgataggtcttcgtgcgcgtaggaaaaattttgtttcccatgcgacgttccccaatagtggcatcatgagctaggttcatgcgtagatgtcttctcgagtagaacacaaaaggttttgtgggcggtgatgtgcgttttgctgccctccttagtcttttcttgattccgcggtattgttggattgaagcggcttggaccgacattactcgtacgcttacgagagactggtttcatcattacgagtaaccccctttgctcaaagatgactggcaagtgacggtttctccaactttagttgaatcggatttgaccgaggaggtccttggatgaggttaaatagcaactcatatatctccgttgtggtgtttgcgtaagtaagatgcgatcctactagatacccttggtcacaacgtaaaacatgcaacaacaaaattagaggacgtctaacttgtttttgcagggtatgattgtgatgtgatatggccaacgatgtgatgtgatatattggatgtatgagatgatcatattgtaatagaaatatcgacttgcacgtcgatggtacggcaaccggcaagagccatagggttgtctttatactaacgtttgtgcttgcagatgcgtttactatttttgctaggatgtagctttagtagtaatagcataagtagcacgacaaccccgatggcaacacgttgatggatgatcatggtgtggcgccggtgacaagaagatcgtgccggtgctttggtgatggagatcaaaaagcacgtgatgatggccatatcatgtcacttatgaattgcatgtgatgttaatccttttatgcaccttattttgcttagaacgacggtagcattatgaggtgatctctcactaaaatttcaagacgaaattgtgttctccccgactgtgcaccgttgctacagttcgtcgtttcgagacaccacgtgatgatcgggtgtgatagactcaacgttcacatacaacgggtgcaaaacagttgcgcacgcggaacactcgggttaagtttgacgagcctagcatgtgcagacatggcctcggaacacatgagaccgaaaggtcgatcatgaatcatatagatgatatgattagcatagggatgcttaccactgaaactatactcaactcacgtgatgatcggacttgagctagtgtaagtggatcatgaaccactcaaatgactagagagatgtactttttgagtgggagtttagcgaataatttgattaagttaaactctaattatcttgaacatagtctaagtccactttgaatatatttgtgttgtagatcatggctcacgcgacagtcatcctgaattttaatacgttcctagagaaagctaagttgaaagatgatggaagcaactttgtagactgggctcgtaatcttaagctaatcttacaagctgggaagaaggattatgtccttaatgctgcgctaggagatgaaccacccgctacggctgatcaggatgttaagaacgcttggttagcgcgtaaggaggactactcgatagttcaatgtgcagtcttgtatggcttagaaccgggacttcaacgtcgctttgagcatcatggagcatttgagatgttccaggagttggagtttatctttcagaagaacgcccggatcgagaggtatgagaccttcgataaattctatgcttgcaagatggaggaaaactcgtttgtcagtgaacatgtgctcaaaatgtctgggtactcaaaccgtctagctgaactggggattgaactcccgcaagaagctatcactgacataatccttcaatcactgccgccaagctacaaaggctttgtgttgaactacaacatgcaagggatgaacaagtctcccggcgagttgtttgcgatgttgaaagtcgcagagtctgaactccgtaaagagcatcaagtgttgatggtgaataagaccactagtttcaagagaaacgacaaaggcaagaagggcaattcgaagaagagcggcacgcctgttgccaatccgtcgaagaaacccaaagctggacctaagcctgaaacggagtgtttctattgcaagggtatgggtcactggaagcgcaattgccccaagtatctggcagataagaaggcgggcaaagaaaaatcaggtatatttgatatacatgttattgatgtgtacttaaccggctctcgtagtagtgcatgggtattcgataccggttctgttgctcacatttgcaactcgaagcaggaactgtggaatagacgaaggctggcgaaagacgaagtgacgatgcgcgtaggaaatggttccaaggttgatgcaatcgccgtcggcacagtgtcacttcagctaccatcgggattagtgatgaacttaaatcattgttatttagtgcctgcgttgagcatgaacattatatctggatcttgtttattgcgagacggttactcttttaagtctgagaataatggttgttttatttctatgagtaacatcttttatggtcatgcaccgaatgtgagaggattgttcatattgaatcttgatagcgatacgcatatacataacattgagaccaaaagagttagagtaaacaatgatagcgccatatttttatggcactgccgcttgggtcatattggtgtaaagtgcatgaagaaactccatgctgatggacttttggagtcacttgactttgattcacttgacacgtgcgaaccatgcctcatgggcaagatgactaagactctgttctccggaacaatggagcgtgcaagtgacttgttggaaatcatacataccgatgtgtgtggtccaatgagcgtagaggcacgcggcggatatcgttattttctcaccttcactgacgatttaagtatatatggttatgtctacttgatgaagcacaagtctgaaacatttgaaaagttcaaacaatttcagagtgaagtagaaaatcatcgtaacaagaagatcaagttcctacggtctgatcgtgggggtgaatatctgagtttcgagtttggtgctcacttaagacaatgtggagttgtttcgcagttaacaccgcctggaacaccacagcgtaatggtgtgtccgaacgtcgtaatcgtactttgttagagatggtgcgatctatgatgtctcttactgatttgtcgttatctttttggggttatgcattagagacagctgcattcacattaaatagggcaccatcaaaatccgttgagacgacaccatacgaactgtggtatggcaagaggccaaaattgtcgtttcttaaagtttggggatgtgatgcttatgtcaaaaagcttcagcctgaaaagctggaacccaaagcggaaaaatgcgtcttcataggttacccaaaagagacagttgggtacaccttctatctcaaatccgagggcaaagtgttttttgctaagaacggagcttttctcgagaaggagtttctctcgagagaattgagtgggaggaagatagaacttgacgaggttgttgaacctctcattcctctggatggtggcgcagggcaaggggaaacctctgtcattgcgacaccggttgaggaggaggttaatgatgatgatcatgaaactccagttcaagtttctgttgaaccacgcaggtcgacgagatcacgtgctgctccagagtggtacggtaatcccgtcttatcaatcatgttgttagacaacaatgaacctgcaagttatgaagaagcaatggtgggcccagattccaacaaatggctagaagccatgaaatccgagataggatccatgtatgagaacaaagtgtggactttggagatactacctgagggccgcaagtctattcagaataaatggatctttaagaagaagacggacgctgacggtaatgtgaccgtttataaagctcgacttgtggcaaagggtttttcacaagttccaggagttgactacaatgagactttctcacccgtagcgatgcttaagtccgtcagaataatgttagcaatagctgcatttttcgattatgaaatctggcaga includes:
- the LOC123449124 gene encoding probable E3 ubiquitin-protein ligase LUL2, producing MGNAGSNGGGGGPGHRRRSSGHGHGHGHHHQAPPPQQQPEAAPNRYVFAAATPYPPQYPNPNPPQYYPQYGNYYPPPPPSVQVPLPAPYDHHHRGAAPPPNVPPAEFPPSVHSHHYPGWAGRYPYGLQPPMPTPYVEHQKAVTIRNDVNLKKETLRIEPDEDCPGRFLVAFTFDATVAGSMTVYFFAKEELNCNLTAMKPDLIKPVTVSFKEGLGQKFRQPSGTGIDFSAFEDSELLKQGGMEIYPLAVKAETTLSADQPLEGEDQKPKTPNSQITQAVFEKKESGDYQVRVVSQILWVNGTRYELQEIYGIGNSVEGDTDANDPGKECVICLSEPRDTTVLPCRHMCMCSECAKVLRYQTTRCPICRQPVERLLEIKVNNKSEEPPQQTSQSPPLPPPPALHQEEV